A DNA window from Castanea sativa cultivar Marrone di Chiusa Pesio chromosome 7, ASM4071231v1 contains the following coding sequences:
- the LOC142642116 gene encoding transcription factor bHLH113 isoform X1 — protein MAKNEGFVGDHLRLRGAPAAATFSQLLLAEDDDDDDENNNGVAVAVGLDVDQTSFNYSSSVFSSEKPPKMLCFGNYHQKHHQGDQLVYPPITENNITNTNTTTPQKSGVTCSDSSSASSGNNNNNSCVTLSVNTLSKPDKKRNGLGQESAQCGSTITTAAVATQRTSKKTKTANPTPAGHAKRKEKLGERITTLQQLVSPFGKTDTASVLHEAMGYIRFLQDQVQVLCSPYLQRLPSSSQLHLPKLEGGVNGGGEATRKDLRSRGLCLVPVDCTVHVANNNGADFWSPAAMGNNVFSP, from the exons atggcAAAGAATGAGGGATTTGTGGGGGACCATCTGAGACTGAGAGGGGCACCTGCTGCTGCTACTTTCTCTCAGCTATTGTTGgcagaggatgatgatgatgatgatgagaacAATAATGGTGTTGCTGTTGCTGTGGGTCTTGATGTGGACCAGACCAGCTTCAACTACTCTTCTTCTGTGTTTTCTTCTGAAAAGCCACCCAAAATGCTCTGCTTTGGGAACTATCATCAGAAGCACCACCAAGGAGATCAGCTGGTATATCCACCAATAACTGAGAATAATATCACCAACACAAATACTACCACTCCACAGAAATCAGGGGTTACATGCAGCGATTCCTCATCAGCTTCTTCtggcaacaacaacaataatagcTGTGTCACTTTGAGTGTGAACACTTTGTCAAAACCTGAT aaaaagcgaaatgggttgggtcaggaATCGGCGCAGTGTGGTAGCACCATCACCACGGCTGCGGTGGCAACTCAGAGAACCTCTAAAAAAACGAAAACGGCGAATCCTACACCAGCTGGCCATGCAAAG AGGAAAGAGAAGTTAGGAGAAAGGATCACAACATTGCAGCAGCTTGTTTCTCCCTTTGGCaag ACAGATACAGCCTCAGTGCTTCATGAAGCGATGGGATATATCAGATTTCTGCAAGACCAGGTTCAAGTCCTGTGCTCTCCTTACCTTCAACGCTTGCCCTCTTCTTCACAACTCCACCTACCAAAACTT GAGGGTGGAGTAAATGGAGGCGGAGAAGCAACAAGAAAGGACTTGAGGAGCAGAGGGCTGTGCTTGGTTCCAGTGGATTGCACCGTACACGTGGCTAACAACAATGGTGCTGATTTCTGGTCACCTGCAGCCATGGGGAACAATGTTTTTTCACCTTAG
- the LOC142642116 gene encoding transcription factor bHLH113 isoform X2 codes for MAKNEGFVGDHLRLRGAPAAATFSQLLLAEDDDDDDENNNGVAVAVGLDVDQTSFNYSSSVFSSEKPPKMLCFGNYHQKHHQGDQLVYPPITENNITNTNTTTPQKSGVTCSDSSSASSGNNNNNSCVTLSVNTLSKPDKKRNGLGQESAQCGSTITTAAVATQRTSKKTKTANPTPAGHAKRKEKLGERITTLQQLVSPFGKTDTASVLHEAMGYIRFLQDQVQVLCSPYLQRLPSSSQLHLPKLGGVNGGGEATRKDLRSRGLCLVPVDCTVHVANNNGADFWSPAAMGNNVFSP; via the exons atggcAAAGAATGAGGGATTTGTGGGGGACCATCTGAGACTGAGAGGGGCACCTGCTGCTGCTACTTTCTCTCAGCTATTGTTGgcagaggatgatgatgatgatgatgagaacAATAATGGTGTTGCTGTTGCTGTGGGTCTTGATGTGGACCAGACCAGCTTCAACTACTCTTCTTCTGTGTTTTCTTCTGAAAAGCCACCCAAAATGCTCTGCTTTGGGAACTATCATCAGAAGCACCACCAAGGAGATCAGCTGGTATATCCACCAATAACTGAGAATAATATCACCAACACAAATACTACCACTCCACAGAAATCAGGGGTTACATGCAGCGATTCCTCATCAGCTTCTTCtggcaacaacaacaataatagcTGTGTCACTTTGAGTGTGAACACTTTGTCAAAACCTGAT aaaaagcgaaatgggttgggtcaggaATCGGCGCAGTGTGGTAGCACCATCACCACGGCTGCGGTGGCAACTCAGAGAACCTCTAAAAAAACGAAAACGGCGAATCCTACACCAGCTGGCCATGCAAAG AGGAAAGAGAAGTTAGGAGAAAGGATCACAACATTGCAGCAGCTTGTTTCTCCCTTTGGCaag ACAGATACAGCCTCAGTGCTTCATGAAGCGATGGGATATATCAGATTTCTGCAAGACCAGGTTCAAGTCCTGTGCTCTCCTTACCTTCAACGCTTGCCCTCTTCTTCACAACTCCACCTACCAAAACTT GGTGGAGTAAATGGAGGCGGAGAAGCAACAAGAAAGGACTTGAGGAGCAGAGGGCTGTGCTTGGTTCCAGTGGATTGCACCGTACACGTGGCTAACAACAATGGTGCTGATTTCTGGTCACCTGCAGCCATGGGGAACAATGTTTTTTCACCTTAG
- the LOC142642116 gene encoding uncharacterized protein LOC142642116 isoform X3 — protein sequence MAKNEGFVGDHLRLRGAPAAATFSQLLLAEDDDDDDENNNGVAVAVGLDVDQTSFNYSSSVFSSEKPPKMLCFGNYHQKHHQGDQLVYPPITENNITNTNTTTPQKSGVTCSDSSSASSGNNNNNSCVTLSVNTLSKPDRNGLGQESAQCGSTITTAAVATQRTSKKTKTANPTPAGHAKRKEKLGERITTLQQLVSPFGKTDTASVLHEAMGYIRFLQDQVQVLCSPYLQRLPSSSQLHLPKLEGGVNGGGEATRKDLRSRGLCLVPVDCTVHVANNNGADFWSPAAMGNNVFSP from the exons atggcAAAGAATGAGGGATTTGTGGGGGACCATCTGAGACTGAGAGGGGCACCTGCTGCTGCTACTTTCTCTCAGCTATTGTTGgcagaggatgatgatgatgatgatgagaacAATAATGGTGTTGCTGTTGCTGTGGGTCTTGATGTGGACCAGACCAGCTTCAACTACTCTTCTTCTGTGTTTTCTTCTGAAAAGCCACCCAAAATGCTCTGCTTTGGGAACTATCATCAGAAGCACCACCAAGGAGATCAGCTGGTATATCCACCAATAACTGAGAATAATATCACCAACACAAATACTACCACTCCACAGAAATCAGGGGTTACATGCAGCGATTCCTCATCAGCTTCTTCtggcaacaacaacaataatagcTGTGTCACTTTGAGTGTGAACACTTTGTCAAAACCTGAT cgaaatgggttgggtcaggaATCGGCGCAGTGTGGTAGCACCATCACCACGGCTGCGGTGGCAACTCAGAGAACCTCTAAAAAAACGAAAACGGCGAATCCTACACCAGCTGGCCATGCAAAG AGGAAAGAGAAGTTAGGAGAAAGGATCACAACATTGCAGCAGCTTGTTTCTCCCTTTGGCaag ACAGATACAGCCTCAGTGCTTCATGAAGCGATGGGATATATCAGATTTCTGCAAGACCAGGTTCAAGTCCTGTGCTCTCCTTACCTTCAACGCTTGCCCTCTTCTTCACAACTCCACCTACCAAAACTT GAGGGTGGAGTAAATGGAGGCGGAGAAGCAACAAGAAAGGACTTGAGGAGCAGAGGGCTGTGCTTGGTTCCAGTGGATTGCACCGTACACGTGGCTAACAACAATGGTGCTGATTTCTGGTCACCTGCAGCCATGGGGAACAATGTTTTTTCACCTTAG